GCGCCGCCGCGCCGAGGTGTTCGGCACGAAGGCGGAAAGGGCGGCCCGCGGCGCGGTGCGCTCGAAGAGCACCCCGACCGATCCGGTGACCGTCGTCGACACCGAGGCGGAGCGGCTGTTGCGCGAGCGGTTGGCGGCGCTTCGGCCCGGTGACCCCATACTCGGGGAGGAGGGCGGCGGGCCCACCGATCCGGCGGGCACCCCCGCCGGATCGGTCACCTGGGTGCTCGATCCCATCGACGGCACGGTGAATTTCGTCTACGGCATCCCGGCGTACGCGGTGTCGGTCGCCGCACAGATCGACGGCGTGTCGGTGGCCGGCGCGGTCGCCGATGTCGTCGCCGGGCGCGTGTACTCGGCGGCGACCGGACTCGGCGCGCATGTCACCGACGAGCAGGGGACGGACCCGTTGCGGTGCGCCGCCGTCGAGGATTTGTCGATGGCGTTGCTGGGCACCGGTTTCGGTTACTCACGGCGGCGCCGCGCGACCCAGGCGGCGTTGTTGGCGCGCATGCTGCCGGTCGTCCGCGATGTGCGTCGCATCGGTTCGGCGGCGCTGGACCTGTGCATGGTCGCGGCGGGCAGGCTGGACGCCTACTACGAACACGGACTGCAGGTGTGGGATCGCGCGGCGGGCGCGCTGATCGCGGCCGAGGCGGGGGCCCGCGTGTTGCTGCCGGCGCACGACGGCCCGGGCGGCGGCGGGTTGGTGGTGGCCGCCGCGCCCGGAATCGCCGACGAGCTGTTGGCCGTCCTGGAGCGGTTCAACGGCCTGGACCCGATCCTGGATTGACCGCCTCAGCAGCTGCTGGCGTGAATCTTTTGCAGCAGCGCGGGATCTGACGGCTCGGTGGCGCCGGGCCGCAGGGTGGCCAGCACCGCATCGATGTCGTCGTTGTGGGCCAGCGCCGTGAATTCCGTGCCGAGAGCCAGGTCGACGGAGTCGTCGGCGCGGTTGTCGTTGAACAGTTCCATGCACGGCGCCACCAGCCACACCGCGGCCGCGGTGGCCTGCCCGGCCGTGCCGAAGCGGATCTGGCCTTGGCAGTTGAGCCTGGTGCCGGCATAGATGGGGTCGTTGGTGGCGGTCGGCTGCGCGAAGCCCAGGTCTTTCATCGCGCCGGCGACGTCGGCGGCCTGTCCGCCACGGCCGCTGGCGTTGAGGACGCGGACCTTGGTGTCGCCGAGTTTGGCGGGGGCGACGTCCGCCATCGCCGACCGCGGCACTTGCTCGCCGAGCTGGGCCGGCGCCGACCCGGCCGGTTGTGGCGGTGGATTGCACACGGTGGCCTCGTGCACCTTCGCCGGTCGCGTCAGCGCAACGGTCCACACCACTCCCGTCACCAACACCAGGAAGACCAACACGAAAATGGCGGGCCGGGCATTGCGTCGCCGAAAGGGCCGACCGTGCTTGTCAAAAGCGGTACCCTCGGTGATTTGTGCGACCACGGTTGCACTCTAAACGCACTGTTTAAGGCTCGGGACAAGGGCCGAACCGGCGGTGTGACGTAAATCACACATTAATGGGCTGAGATACGGGCACGAATCATTTGGTCAGCGCGTTCGACGCTGGTACAAAGCGTTGCTTGAGATAACGAGGGCATGCAGAGGAACAGGGCAGGGGAATAGATATGCCTACCGACTATGACGCTCCGCGGCGCACCGAGACGGACGACGTCTCGGAAGACTCGCTGGAGGAGCTCAAAGCACGACGGCACGAGGCGGCCTCGGCCGTGGTCGATGTCGACGAATCCGAGTCCGCTGAGTCTTTCGAGCTGCCTGGCGCCGACCTTTCCGGTGAAGAGCTGTCGGTTCGCGTCATTCCGAAGCAGGCCGACGAGTTCACCTGCTCGAGCTGCTTTCTGGTGCAACATCGCAGCCGGCTCGCCAGCGAGAAGAACGGCGTGATGATCTGTACCGACTGCGCAGCCTGATAGGTCAGCTGCGTAATGCCGACAGCACCCGCTCCGTGTGACGGCAGCTCACCAGCCAGTACGGCGTCGGGTCGTCCGGGTCATCGAGGACCGCCAGAATCATCGGTCCAACCCATGCCCGGTGCAGCACGTAGGCCGCCGGGTCCAGCTGGCGGCCCAGGGCCGCGGACTTCGCGGAGCTCGTTATTTCGGCGGACCGGGCGATGACGTCGACCGGCAGGTGCGCCTCACCGGCCCACAGTTCCACGCCGCCCGGGACGGTCGAGTCGGCGACGACGCGGATCTCGATGCGGCCCAGCCACAACAGCACCGCGGCCGCCACCGTGAACAGTATTGCGAACGGCAGCCAGTCGGGCAGGGCGCGAACACCGAGGTTGACCTCGAAAGCGATGAGCCCCGCCAGCCCGAAGCCCAGCGGCCACCACCACCATGGCACCCAGAGCCGTTCGCGATATCGCACGCGCTGCGGCGCGACGCGGGTACCGGACACGCGGTCAAGGGTAATCTGTGGCCCCGTGTCGACTAGTCTGGCCATCGTCCGTCTTGACCCCGGCCTGCCGCTGCCCCAACGCGCCCACGACGGCGACGCCGGGGTCGATCTCTACAGCGCCGAAGACGTCAAGCTGGACCCGGGGCGGCGGGCCCTGGTGCGAACGGGCGTCGCGGTCGCCATTCCGTTCGGAATGGTCGGCTTGGTCCATCCTCGCTCGGGATTGGCTGCGCGCGTTGGGCTTTCGATCGTCAACAGTCCGGGCACGATCGACGCGGGCTATCGTGGCGAGATCAAGGTTGCGCTGATCAACCTCGACTCGGTCGAGCCCATCGTGGTGCACCGCGGCGACCGCATCGCCCAGTTGCTGGTGCAGCGGGTCGAATTGGTAGAGCTGGTTGAGGTTTCGTCGTTCGACGAGGCCGGGCTGGCCCAAACATCCC
The nucleotide sequence above comes from Mycobacterium malmoense. Encoded proteins:
- a CDS encoding inositol monophosphatase family protein, coding for MMRPDGGSREPAPLRSVAETLAAEAAEFVRRRRAEVFGTKAERAARGAVRSKSTPTDPVTVVDTEAERLLRERLAALRPGDPILGEEGGGPTDPAGTPAGSVTWVLDPIDGTVNFVYGIPAYAVSVAAQIDGVSVAGAVADVVAGRVYSAATGLGAHVTDEQGTDPLRCAAVEDLSMALLGTGFGYSRRRRATQAALLARMLPVVRDVRRIGSAALDLCMVAAGRLDAYYEHGLQVWDRAAGALIAAEAGARVLLPAHDGPGGGGLVVAAAPGIADELLAVLERFNGLDPILD
- the cei gene encoding envelope integrity protein Cei — protein: MVAQITEGTAFDKHGRPFRRRNARPAIFVLVFLVLVTGVVWTVALTRPAKVHEATVCNPPPQPAGSAPAQLGEQVPRSAMADVAPAKLGDTKVRVLNASGRGGQAADVAGAMKDLGFAQPTATNDPIYAGTRLNCQGQIRFGTAGQATAAAVWLVAPCMELFNDNRADDSVDLALGTEFTALAHNDDIDAVLATLRPGATEPSDPALLQKIHASSC
- a CDS encoding DUF4193 domain-containing protein; protein product: MPTDYDAPRRTETDDVSEDSLEELKARRHEAASAVVDVDESESAESFELPGADLSGEELSVRVIPKQADEFTCSSCFLVQHRSRLASEKNGVMICTDCAA
- a CDS encoding DUF3093 domain-containing protein, whose product is MSGTRVAPQRVRYRERLWVPWWWWPLGFGLAGLIAFEVNLGVRALPDWLPFAILFTVAAAVLLWLGRIEIRVVADSTVPGGVELWAGEAHLPVDVIARSAEITSSAKSAALGRQLDPAAYVLHRAWVGPMILAVLDDPDDPTPYWLVSCRHTERVLSALRS
- the dut gene encoding dUTP diphosphatase, which translates into the protein MSTSLAIVRLDPGLPLPQRAHDGDAGVDLYSAEDVKLDPGRRALVRTGVAVAIPFGMVGLVHPRSGLAARVGLSIVNSPGTIDAGYRGEIKVALINLDSVEPIVVHRGDRIAQLLVQRVELVELVEVSSFDEAGLAQTSRGDGGHGSSGGHASL